The genomic interval AATCCATAAAGCTTTATGATGTTTCGATGTCGGACTTCTGTTAGAGTTTGAATCTCATTTTCGAAACTTATGCGACTAACTTCTGGAATATCACTCGTGTACGACATGTGTAACCGCTTAACTGCAAGAACCAACTCATGTGATCTCAATATAGCCTTGTAAACAGTGCCAAAGCCTCCTTTCCCAATGCAATACTTGTCATCAAAGTTTTCTGTTGCCTCTACAATTTCTCCAAAAGTGAATTTTGCTTCCTTCTCCCATATCATCAATGATTGGCGAGTGTCATTTTGGTTAGAAGTTTTCCTTTGTTTATCTAACACTTTGAATTTATGGCACAATATGAGAGCGATTACAATGGTAGTAACAAAAACTAGGCCACAAACgagactaataattaaaattagagCACTTTTACTTCTGCTGGTATGAGTTTTGCATGGCTTAAGTCCTGTAGAGTTTCCACATAGACCAACATTTCCATAATAATAAGCATTTGTTCTTGCATTTTGGAAAATTCCTCCAGTTGGGATTGAACCCGTCAAGTTGTTGAATGAAAAATCGATGTAACTTATACTTATTAGGTTGGAAAATGTGTGTGGAATATTACCTGACAAGTGGTTATGAGATATGTTGAGAATTTCCAACTTTGTAAGCCTTGAGAGGCTTGAGGAAATCTTTCCAATGAGTAAATTGCTACTGAGATCCAATACATGTTGCAAAGACACCAAATTTCCAAGCTCTGTTGGTATCTCACTAGTTAGCATATTATGACTGAGGTTTAAGCTCACCAATCCTTTATAATTACCTAACCAGTGTGGTATTTCACCTGATAAATTGTTTGCTGAAAAATCAAGAACCTCTAGCTCACTCAAACCTGATAAGCTTGTAGGGATTTTGCCTGTCAAATGATTATTGCTGAGATTAAGCTGGTACAAAACTTTTAGATTTCCTAATTGAGTTGGAATTTCCCCACTCAACGCGTTGGAATCTAAGCTCAAAACTTTCAACTTTGTCAAACTCCCGAGTTCTGAAGGGATCCTTCCAAAGATTTTATTTTGACCCAACTGTAATCTGGTGAGATTCTGACATTGTCCCCATGTACTTGAAACATGACCAATGAATTGGTTGTTGTTTAAGAACATGGAAATAAGGCGTGGGTGAACACCAAATGCATTGGTTATGTCACCTTTGAATCGATTTCCATCAAGCCTTACTCTTCTTAATTTTGTGCAGTTTCTCAGGCACTTGGGCAGTTGCCCAGTAAATCTGTTGTTATTTACACCCAAATACTCTAGATTGAAGCCGCTACACAAATCTTGTGGCAACTGTCCAAAGAAATTGTTGATTCCAAACATAACGATcttcaaattaggattattttTCCCAAAGTCTCTAGGGATTGTCCCAGAGAAATTATTGGTATGAACAGAGAACACCTCCAAGTTACTAAGACTGGAAATATTAACTGGCAACTCTCCTGATAGTTGGTTGGTTCTTGCATCAAAAGTTGACAAAAGTTTTAGATTTCCAATCTCTTGAGGAATGGTTCCAAAAagattattttcgaaaattcgcACAAAGATGAGATTTCTTAGGTTCCATAGAGAGGTTGGAATTGGACCAGTGAGATGGTTCTTAGAAAGATCCAATCTTTTAAGTTTCTTCAAGTTTCCAATCTCTGAAGGAATCATACCAGTGAAATTATTGGTGAAAACACTTAAGCTCTCCAAGTTACTCAGTCTGGAAATGTTAGATGACAACACTCCTGATAATTGGTTGTTGCTTACATCAAAAGTTGACAAGAGTTGTAGATTTTCAATTTCTGGTGGGATGTAACTGTAGAGAGTGAAAGCaggaaagaaaagagagaaagagaatgcAAAGAAAGCTCAATGTATTCAACTGAAGAAGAGAGTATATATACAGATACAAAACAGAGCAATTAGCTCATAACAGAAACAGTTGAAAACCACTAACTAACTAACAGAAAACTAACAGAAATAACTAACTAACAGACTTGAAGTGTGTtaacatcccccctcaaacgAAAAGGGGTTTCTGCCATTTTCAGTTTGGACTTCAAATACAGAAATCTGTCCTTGGATAGTGGTTTAGTGAGCATGTCAGCCACTTGATCATGACTTGGAACGTATCGAACTGAGAGACTTTTGGCCAAAATTTAAAtgtactaataaaaaaataacataaataatctTATGTATCTTCAACAAGGTGGGTGCACTTGAAGAGTTTAAGAACAACAAAGATAGACAATAAACCAAAGCATGAAAATCCAATAGAGAAAGACAACTATTCATTATTTTTGTATAACATtcaaaatcattgattgtaaccCAAAGAAAGTTCCACAAATTTCAGCCACAACAAATCAGTATCAATGAAAACAAAAAGGTATTAAGAAAGAACTAAATAAAGATCACAACCGAACTAGTAGTCCAAAGCAGAAGGTATTCTTAAAAGGCCATTACCCTTTGcatctatttttattttgtgttttttggTTTGAActcttacaaaaatataaaatgatatGAGAAAAGGACTGTGATTCCCAAGTGAAATAAAGTTCAATAACCAACCAGCTTTGTTAGTACTAAGTACGCCGCTTTTTGGGGAGCCGGCAGCCATTATGGGGACGCCGAGTTGTATCCTCAAGGTATACTATTGGATTCTGATCCCCTCTTGAATTAGTAAACCCTTCTCTCCAGCTTATAATTGCttgctttttctttttaaagaaagtAAACCCTTTCACCTTCATCACAACTGATTTTAATCCCATATTTTTCGACATTCTTCCTACGTGCTCTGCAGTTGCTTCAGCAGCATACCGAGACTGCTTTGCTCCTCCTTTCATTTCGGGCAAAGATCCAGCTGAAGCTCCCATCTTTTTGTTTCCCTTTGAATCTGTAACTGTAACAAATGTATTGTTGCGCATCAACTTTATGTGGACAAAATCAGCATCATGCTCAAGATTGTATCGAGGAAAGCGAGAACCCCCGAACAAATTTCTTTCATCTTGTTGTAAAATACCCCTTACAAAGTTCATGGGGTTTCTTTCATCTCGTTGTGTAAAACCCCTTTGGTTTCTATCGTCTTGTGGTATGAAACTCCTTGGGAAGGAACTCCTTGGGAAGGAGCTCCTTTCATTTTGCGGCATAAAACCCCTTGGGTTTCTATCATTTTGCGGCATAAAACCACTTGGGTTTCTTTCATCTTGTTCTATAATACCCCTTACAAAGTTCATGGGATTATCTCTGTTCTCGATTTCTTTTGTACTTCCAGAATGTATGGAAGAAAGGAAACTCATCAAAGCATATGGAGCAGAGACACCCTTGTTATGCATAATACTAGAGCTCAAATTTGAGCTAGTAGAAAGTCCACAAACATGGTGTGCAATCTTTCTCATTGCAATGTCGTCAACAGATTTTGAACTTCCTAAGGAACTCTCTTCTCTTGGGGAcctgtaaaaccaacaatattTAATCACTCAAATTTCACCTCCATTAACAGTTCTTCATCTAGCTTATTCCATCAAACTAAATTTCAGAATGTTTACTCACATAGAATGGTTGGTAAACTTATATCCAGAAATCAGAGTAACAAATCTCTCTACTAATACTGTGTCATAATTCATTATCCCATTCACAATTTCACATcttaacaaaaataaacaaataaaaaaaaaaacatttaaacaAACGTAGGTGTCGGATTTCAAGGAATTGAACATTTTAGTAGAATTCATTCTTAAATTTGCAGGAGAAAATACACTCCACTTCTCATGAACTAACTAGTATACTCAAATACTAATAGCAAGAACagaattagttatgattaatAATGTGTTGTGTTGTACAGTTTGTTAGTTATGAGTGGTTCTCTGATGACCCAGGTTTAGTTGAGTGAGCCTAGTAATTAAGGGTAGCTGATTATTCCTCTATTTTGGAAGAGATGAACTCTCTTTTGGGAGATCTTCAAGTATCTCTAAAAGACTAAAAATTGGAACTTTGTAACTATAATGTCTTTAATATTAATGAAGATTTAGTCtctagatttcatatctatcaaCTTATCCAACAAACTCAGTAGAAATGAACACAGACATAATAAGGCTATCTAAAACAGATTTATGTGCTTTCAACACAAAATTTCCcacaaagaaaaaaagataaaatacataCTGAGTGAACAATtgcatactcatacataaagATGCTCACACAGTTTGCAGCAATTTCATGTAAATGTCAATCTAAGAAGCTCTCGAATAGAATctgaaataaatttcagataAACAACCCTTACATATTTAAAGAATCAAATCAGTGTATTATTAGCACATTTCAAAACCAAACTAATGCTTATTTTTCACTGATCAGAACAAAACACAGGCA from Cannabis sativa cultivar Pink pepper isolate KNU-18-1 chromosome 4, ASM2916894v1, whole genome shotgun sequence carries:
- the LOC133037503 gene encoding small ribosomal subunit protein uS11m-like, translated to MRKIAHHVCGLSTSSNLSSSIMHNKGVSAPYALMSFLSSIHSGSTKEIENRDNPMNFVRGIIEQDERNPSGFMPQNDRNPRGFMPQNERSSFPRSSFPRSFIPQDDRNQRGFTQRDERNPMNFVRGILQQDERNLFGGSRFPRYNLEHDADFVHIKLMRNNTFVTVTDSKGNKKMGASAGSLPEMKGGAKQSRYAAEATAEHVGRMSKNMGLKSVVMKVKGFTFFKKKKQAIISWREGFTNSRGDQNPIVYLEDTTRRPHNGCRLPKKRRT
- the LOC133037196 gene encoding MDIS1-interacting receptor like kinase 2-like — encoded protein: MAETPFRLRGDVNTLQVCYYIPPEIENLQLLSTFDVSNNQLSGVLSSNISRLSNLESLSVFTNNFTGMIPSEIGNLKKLKRLDLSKNHLTGPIPTSLWNLRNLIFVRIFENNLFGTIPQEIGNLKLLSTFDARTNQLSGELPVNISSLSNLEVFSVHTNNFSGTIPRDFGKNNPNLKIVMFGINNFFGQLPQDLCSGFNLEYLGVNNNRFTGQLPKCLRNCTKLRRVRLDGNRFKGDITNAFGVHPRLISMFLNNNQFIGHVSSTWGQCQNLTRLQLGQNKIFGRIPSELGSLTKLKVLSLDSNALSGEIPTQLGNLKVLYQLNLSNNHLTGKIPTSLSGLSELEVLDFSANNLSGEIPHWLGNYKGLVSLNLSHNMLTSEIPTELGNLVSLQHVLDLSSNLLIGKISSSLSRLTKLEILNISHNHLSGNIPHTFSNLISISYIDFSFNNLTGSIPTGGIFQNARTNAYYYGNVGLCGNSTGLKPCKTHTSRSKSALILIISLVCGLVFVTTIVIALILCHKFKVLDKQRKTSNQNDTRQSLMIWEKEAKFTFGEIVEATENFDDN